The Gloeomargarita lithophora Alchichica-D10 genomic sequence CTCCTCCCCCGCTTCCCGTTGCAGTACCGGGCTTTGCCGCAGTTGGAACCGTTGCCCCGGCGTGCCATCACTCACCCCCACCACCTCCATTTCCACCCGTTGGCATTGGGTCGCAGGCACCGTCCCCCCCAAGCTCCGCACCTGCATTCCCACCACCCGCGGGGCGGCACTATAGCCCGGTTCCCCCTGGCTGATGTGATAACTACACCGCAACCACCGCCCCCGGTAGGAGGTAAACTGAGTCACCGGCCAGGCTTGGGGCAAATGGATCAACACCTCTACCCCCTGGAGGGGATTGCCACCGCTTTGCGCCAACTCATAGAAACTAAACCCCTGGGTAGCATCATCCCCCTCCCGCCGCAGTACCCGCACCCATTCTTTGCCCGTCCACGCCTCCCATACCCGCGGGGGGGTTTGGGGATTAATCCCCGTCGGGGTGGCCGCCCGCCCCTGAAACCGCAGAGCCAGCACATTCCCCGCCAATTCCGCCTCCGGGTCAAACACCAGATAAAAACAATTCCCCTCCTGGGGTTGCTCCTGAAATAGGGGCAATTCCGGCCCCCCCCAATGCCCCTCTTGGTTTTGTTGCCAATAGTAAGCAAACCGATCCCGCAGGGTTTGGGGCGTGGGTTCTGGGATGTCCGCCGTTAAACAATGCGCCAGGCGGGGCACATCAATCACCAGCGGACTATCGGTACTAAACACAATCGCCTCATCCATTACCGTCCGTTCCGTGGCCGCCTCAATCCCCTGGGGAATCCCATACCGTTGGGGCAATTCGCTAATCAAATAAAAGGTCAACTCCGTGCGCGCCGGATTGGGCGGTTGCAAACGCACCCCCAACAGTTCCAAAAACGCCACATAATGGCGCCGGGGCACCTGGTTAAACCGCACCAACATCTGCTCCGTCAACCAGGCAAACAATTCAATCAAGGTCACCCCTGGGTCGCTGGGGTTGTAGTTCGTCCACTCCGGGCAATAGCGGGGAATGCGGAGTAAACATTCCTCTACCAAGTCCGCAAACGTCCGGTCGTCCAGGTTCGCCTTGGGCAAATTCGGCAAAAAATCAAACTGCACCCCCGGTTCAGCCGCCATCATTGCCCCCCATTCAGGTAAAAGGGATACACCACACTCCCCGGCTCGTAGGTCGCCTTCAAACGATAATTGATCGTAATCACCACCCGTCCCAAGGTCGCCTCCGGTAGCGTCACCACCTGATCCAGGATAATCCGCGGTTCCCAGGCTTGCAGGGCTTCTTCCACATACAGGCGGGTCAGCAACAACGTCTGGCTATTCAACGGCGCAAACACCAACTCCCCCAACCGACAGCCAAAGGTACTGCGATACACCCGTTCCCCCAACTCCGTGGTCAGGATAATCCAAATCGCCTCCCGCACATTCACCGCCGCTGCGCTCAGTTGAATCCCCCCCTGGGGGCTAATCCCCGGCGGAAACGCCCATCCCCGTCCCAAATGCCCTGGGTCGTTCATCCCCCCCACCGCATCGCCTGGACAATCGCCTGGGTACGGTTCTGAACCTGCAATTTACTAAAAATCGAAGTCAAATGCGCCTTCACCGTCGCTACTGTAATCCCCAAGCGTTGGGCAATCTGGTCATTGGCTTCCCCCTGGGTCAACCAGAGCAGCACCTCCTGTTCCCGCCGACTCAGCCGCTCCCCCCGCGCCGACCACCCCGGCAACCAGCGTTGCAACAATTCCCGACTCAGATACACCTGCCCCGCCAAAACCATCTGCAAAGCCAAACCCAACTGTTGCCGTACCCCAGAGCGGATAATACATCCCGCCACCCCCTGCCCCAATACCGCCCCCAGGTCAACCGACGCTTCCACCACCGCCACCACCGGCACCCCCACCAAATCCGGCAATTGCCCCCACAACAAATCCAGTTCCCCTAGCACCACATCCTGGGGGGTCACCTGCGCCACCCAATTCACCGCCCGCACCCAGCGCCAGGGCATCGGCTCCACCTGCTCCCGTACCCAACCCGCCAAAACCCCATCCTCAGTCACTAAAACGAGGGAACATCCCCGCCCAGACTGCTCTGCCCCTTGGGGAACCGGCCACCGCTCAACCAACATCACCTGTCCCGCCCCCGATCATAACCCCTTCAATCTAAGTCAATTCCCAGCAATTTAATTCTGTAAATAATCTAAAACCAAGCTGTTTCTCCCAAAAATCATCAGTTTTTGCTGTGCATTAACCC encodes the following:
- a CDS encoding putative baseplate assembly protein; translated protein: MMAAEPGVQFDFLPNLPKANLDDRTFADLVEECLLRIPRYCPEWTNYNPSDPGVTLIELFAWLTEQMLVRFNQVPRRHYVAFLELLGVRLQPPNPARTELTFYLISELPQRYGIPQGIEAATERTVMDEAIVFSTDSPLVIDVPRLAHCLTADIPEPTPQTLRDRFAYYWQQNQEGHWGGPELPLFQEQPQEGNCFYLVFDPEAELAGNVLALRFQGRAATPTGINPQTPPRVWEAWTGKEWVRVLRREGDDATQGFSFYELAQSGGNPLQGVEVLIHLPQAWPVTQFTSYRGRWLRCSYHISQGEPGYSAAPRVVGMQVRSLGGTVPATQCQRVEMEVVGVSDGTPGQRFQLRQSPVLQREAGEELLITLPSGLVQSWQEVPDFASSGPEDLHYTLDGMTGTVQFGPLVREASQLVQSTQERATWQRSGTGGELTAGPLEFQYGAIPPRGSTLRMARYRTGGGAQGNVQAGAIRVLKSAVPYVVEVMNHAPARQGTDGESLEQAVIRVPRLLRSRNRAVTPEDFEVLTLEAGQGRIARCHYVSQDQPGQVQLVVVPQVVGGERSRGAPPEAFALTPALETEILAYLQERKLLGVQVACRSADFVGVAVQVEVALQEAYRHVEAREPVLRQIRTALYQFLHPLTGGMAGQGWPLGRTLYPADVVGVLQKIPMILYLGEVRLFPIQRRVNGWQRLPPVPFVDPGSQGLICSWEDSQVRSQHSVNLM
- a CDS encoding GPW/gp25 family protein, whose translation is MNDPGHLGRGWAFPPGISPQGGIQLSAAAVNVREAIWIILTTELGERVYRSTFGCRLGELVFAPLNSQTLLLTRLYVEEALQAWEPRIILDQVVTLPEATLGRVVITINYRLKATYEPGSVVYPFYLNGGQ
- a CDS encoding response regulator transcription factor, with amino-acid sequence MLVERWPVPQGAEQSGRGCSLVLVTEDGVLAGWVREQVEPMPWRWVRAVNWVAQVTPQDVVLGELDLLWGQLPDLVGVPVVAVVEASVDLGAVLGQGVAGCIIRSGVRQQLGLALQMVLAGQVYLSRELLQRWLPGWSARGERLSRREQEVLLWLTQGEANDQIAQRLGITVATVKAHLTSIFSKLQVQNRTQAIVQAMRWGG